Within the Anaerolineae bacterium genome, the region TGGCCCGGGCGAAAGTGGCCGAACTCTTCAGGTTGGTCGGACTGGACCCGGCACTGATGGAGCAATACCCTCACGAATATAGCGGCGGCATGCGCCATGGCTCTGGCCTGCGACCCGGACATCATCATCGCCGACGAGCCGACGACAGCGCTGGATGTCATCGTTCAGGACCGCATTCTGAAGGAACTGCGCGCCATCCAGCAAAAACTGAACATGGGAATGATTTACATCTCTCACGACATTGCGGTCATCGCGGAAGTGAGCGACTGTGTTGGCGTGATGTACGCCGGACGGCTGGTGGAAAAAGGGTATACAGAGGACATTTTCCATCATCCTCTTCATCCGTATACGGCGGGCCTGATGTC harbors:
- a CDS encoding ABC transporter ATP-binding protein — its product is MALACDPDIIIADEPTTALDVIVQDRILKELRAIQQKLNMGMIYISHDIAVIAEVSDCVGVMYAGRLVEKGYTEDIFHHPLHPYTAGLMS